AGTGACCTCCCCGCGGTACGCCAGCATCGCGCCCCGCTGGCTGAACAGCCGCTGCCCCGGGGCGACGGTGGCCTCGACCATCTTGGAGTTGACCTCCCGGAACGGCATCAGACGTCGCCCCCCACGGTGTTGCGCTCGCTCGGCTGCACGTACACGATCCCGTCGCCCTCGAACCGGATCTGGAACGCCTCGCCGCCGCCCTCGCCCACGAGGGTGCGGAAGGTGACGCCGGACTGGAAGGTCTGCCGCAGGTCGCCCTGGTGCGCCACGTACGCGCCCGGGTCCACGGCGAGCGGGTGCTGCGGCGTCACGCGCAGCACGACGGCCGGGCCGTCGGAGGTGATCGCGACCTGGCCCGAGCCCTCGACGGTCGTCGTGAACAGGCCGTTGCCGCTCGCGCCACCGCACAGCCCGGTGAAGGTCGTACCGGTCCGCAGGCCGGCGTCGACGCACAGCAGGTTGCTCGCCTCGACCCACAGCCGGTCGCCCTGGAGCCCCAGCACGGTCACGTCCGAGGCCCGGTCGGCGAAGTAGCAGGTGCCCTGCCCCCTCACCTCCATGACCTCCATCTGCTCCCCGGTCAGCCGCCGGGTGACCATGCCGCGGAGGCCCTCGCCGCCGCCGCTCATCTTCTTGAAGGCCATCTGGCCCTCGTACGCCACCATCGCGCCGTTCTTCGCCTTGACGGCGTCGCCGGCCAGGTCGACGGCGAGCGCTTTGCTGCCCTGGAGTCGGAAGGTTGCCACGCACCGACCGTAACGGGCGCGGCCGGGCCGGGGACAGCGCCCCGGGCGGGTCGCCGCCCCTGATGGAGTCTTGGGGGGCGCACCTGACAGAATGGGCGCACGCTTGTGCATCCATTCACAAGATCGACCCCGCGCAGAAGGTGCTCGTCCCGTGGACATCAAGACCGCATCCGCCCTCCACCGCCTCCGGCTCGTCTCCGGTCCCGAGGCCACCTCCTTCCTCGTGCTGCTCGTCTGCTCGGTCCTCAAGCGCACGACGGAGTTCAACGCCGTCCCGTTCATGGGCGCCGTCCACGGCTTCCTCTTCCTGCTGTACGTGGTCTTCTGGCTGGACGCGTGGAAGAACGCGAAGTGGGACGTGAAGACGGGCGTGCTGTTCTTCGTGCTCTCCGTCGTCCCCCTCGGCGGCTTCTACGGCGACCGGAAGCTCAAGCGCGCCGCCGACGACGCGGTGATCGCCTCCCGCGCCCGCACCGAGGGCACGGTGGGCGCGTGATCGTCGCCTTCTCCGTCACCCCGCTCGGGGTCGGCGAGGACGTCGGGGAGTACGTCGCCGACGCCGTCCGCGTCGTCCGCGAGTCCGGTCTGCCGAACCGCACGGACGCCATGTTCACCTCCGTCGAGGGCGAGTGGGACGAGGTCATGGACGTCGTCCGGCGCGCGGTCGCGGCCGTCGAGGCGCGCGCCCCGCGCGTCTCCCTGGTCCTCAAGGCCGACATCCGGCCGGGGGTGACGGACGGCCTCACCTCGAAGGTCGCCACCGTGGAGCGCCATCTGGCCTGAGCGCCGCGGGCGCGCGGTGGCCGCACCCGCGCGCGGCGCCGAGGGGTGCCGCGCCGAGGGGCGCCGCCCCGCCCGAGTGGCCGTGAGCCCGGCCGGCGGTCCGCCGGCCGGGCTCCGTCGTGCCCGGGCGCGTTCCGCCGTGCCCGACGGGCTGACATGACGTCAGGGCAGGGGGTCAAACCCGTACGCGGTCGATACGCCCACTCGGATGCCCTCCGTTCGACATGTACTGGTGTGTCCACTTCTGTGGGGACAAGCGATCCCGCTCGACAGGCTGGAGGCACCCGTGCTGCGGTCGGAGAGCATCGGCGACAGCGACAGCAGGAGCCCGCGCCTCGGCGGGGACCGGGCCGGGGCCGCGGGCGGCCCCGGCGGCTACGACTACGACGCCCACAGCCGCCTCGCCGGGCCCCTGACGGAGCCGGGCCCGTCGGCGTACACCGTCCGCTACCGCTCCCTGCTGGCCCGGCAGCCGCACCGCGGACGCGCCGTCCTCCTCATGACGCTCGCCCCCGTGCTCTCCGCCGCCCTCCTCGCCTACCTCGTCTGGCCCGGCCACTGGACCCGCCGGGAGGGCGGCGACCGGTGGCTGGTGGCCTTCGACGCGGTCATGCTCGTCTCGATCGCACTGATCTGCCTGTTCATGCTGGTCAACGTCGTGTCGATCGCGCACGCCACGCTCGTGGCGCGCGACCCCGTGCCCGTGCGCCCCGTGGAGGGCACCCGCGTCGCCTTCCTCACCACGTACGTGCCCGGCAAGGAACCGCTCGCCATGGTCCGCGCCACCCTGGAGGGCGCCGTGCGGGTGCGCCACGCGGGCGTGCTGGACGTGTGGCTGCTCGACGAGGGCGACGACGACCGGGCACGGGCCCTGTGTGCGGAGCTCGGCGTCCGCCACTTCACCCGCAAGGGCATACCCGAGTGGAACCGGCCGGCCGGCGTGCACAAGACGCGCTCCAAGCACGGCAACCACAACGCGTGGATCGCCATGCACGGCCACGACTACGAGTTCCTCGCGTCCGTCGACACCGACCACGTCCCGCTCCCCGGCTTCCTGGAGCGCATGCTCGGCTACTTCCGCGACCCCGACGTCGCGTTCGTCGTCGGCCCGCAGGTGTACGGGAACTACGCCTCGCCCGTCACGAAGGCCGCCGAGTCCCAGCAGTTCCTCTTCCACGCCCTGATCCAGCGCGCCGGCAACCGCTACCGCGCCCCGATGTTCGTCGGGACCAACAACGTCGTCCGGCTGAGCGCCGTCTTCCAGGTCGGCGGGTTCCAGGACTCCGTCACCGAGGACATGGCGACCGGCTTCGAGATCCACCGCCGCAGGAACCCCCGGACCGGCCGGCACTGGCGGTCCGTCTACACGCCCGACGTCCTCGCCGTCGGTGAGGGCCCGGCCTCCTGGACGGACTTCTTCACCCAGCAGATGCGCTGGTCGCGGGGGACGTACGAGACGCTCGTCAAGCAGTACTGGAAGGCTTCCTTCCGGTTCCCGCCCGGGCGGCTCCTGAACTACACCCTCCTGCTCGTCTACTACCCGATGACCGCCGTCAACTGGTTCCTCGGCGTCCTCAGCTGCACCCTCTACCTGTGGCTCGGCGCCTCCGGCACGCAGGTCTCGTCCTCCGTGTGGCTGATGCTCTACAGCGACGCCGCGGCCCTCCAGATCGGCCTGTACCTGTGGAACCGGCGCCACAACGTCTCCCCCCACGAGCCGGAGGGCTCCGGCGGCCTCGCCGGCATGGCGATGTCGGCGCTCTGCGCGCCCGTCTACCTCCTGTCGCTGACCGCCGCGGTCCGGCGCACCGGCGGCCGGTTCGTCGTCACGCCCAAGGGCGGCGCGGCCAGCCCCGACCGGCTGGGCACCTTCCGGATCCATCTGGGCTGGGCGGCCGTGCTGGCCGCCGGCCTCGTCGTCTCCGCGCACCTCGACCACACGCACGTGGCCATGCGCACCTGGGCCGTCCTGGCCCTCGCCGTCTGCCTCGCCCCCGTCGCGGTCTGGGGGTGGACCACCGCCCGGGAGCGCCGCGTCACCGGGCGGACGGCCGAGCTCGGGGACGAGCCCGGGGTCGCCCTCGCCACCACACCGGGAGGGAGCTGACCCATGGCCCACCGGCCGTCCGGGAAGTTCAGGAAGACGCTGCTCGGCGGCGGCGCCCTCGTCGTCCTCGCCGGCCTCAACGC
This portion of the Streptomyces changanensis genome encodes:
- a CDS encoding AIM24 family protein, with amino-acid sequence MATFRLQGSKALAVDLAGDAVKAKNGAMVAYEGQMAFKKMSGGGEGLRGMVTRRLTGEQMEVMEVRGQGTCYFADRASDVTVLGLQGDRLWVEASNLLCVDAGLRTGTTFTGLCGGASGNGLFTTTVEGSGQVAITSDGPAVVLRVTPQHPLAVDPGAYVAHQGDLRQTFQSGVTFRTLVGEGGGEAFQIRFEGDGIVYVQPSERNTVGGDV
- a CDS encoding DUF3817 domain-containing protein, which translates into the protein MDIKTASALHRLRLVSGPEATSFLVLLVCSVLKRTTEFNAVPFMGAVHGFLFLLYVVFWLDAWKNAKWDVKTGVLFFVLSVVPLGGFYGDRKLKRAADDAVIASRARTEGTVGA
- a CDS encoding MTH1187 family thiamine-binding protein: MIVAFSVTPLGVGEDVGEYVADAVRVVRESGLPNRTDAMFTSVEGEWDEVMDVVRRAVAAVEARAPRVSLVLKADIRPGVTDGLTSKVATVERHLA
- a CDS encoding glycosyltransferase family 2 protein, whose translation is MTEPGPSAYTVRYRSLLARQPHRGRAVLLMTLAPVLSAALLAYLVWPGHWTRREGGDRWLVAFDAVMLVSIALICLFMLVNVVSIAHATLVARDPVPVRPVEGTRVAFLTTYVPGKEPLAMVRATLEGAVRVRHAGVLDVWLLDEGDDDRARALCAELGVRHFTRKGIPEWNRPAGVHKTRSKHGNHNAWIAMHGHDYEFLASVDTDHVPLPGFLERMLGYFRDPDVAFVVGPQVYGNYASPVTKAAESQQFLFHALIQRAGNRYRAPMFVGTNNVVRLSAVFQVGGFQDSVTEDMATGFEIHRRRNPRTGRHWRSVYTPDVLAVGEGPASWTDFFTQQMRWSRGTYETLVKQYWKASFRFPPGRLLNYTLLLVYYPMTAVNWFLGVLSCTLYLWLGASGTQVSSSVWLMLYSDAAALQIGLYLWNRRHNVSPHEPEGSGGLAGMAMSALCAPVYLLSLTAAVRRTGGRFVVTPKGGAASPDRLGTFRIHLGWAAVLAAGLVVSAHLDHTHVAMRTWAVLALAVCLAPVAVWGWTTARERRVTGRTAELGDEPGVALATTPGGS